One window of the Dreissena polymorpha isolate Duluth1 chromosome 5, UMN_Dpol_1.0, whole genome shotgun sequence genome contains the following:
- the LOC127831057 gene encoding prostatic spermine-binding protein-like → MDYVDDYDNDKEEGTDKHCDNDVNEKEEHYNYVDDGDNDKGEGIDDHVDNDKGGNNYDHVDNDKGEGIDDHVDNDMREGTDDHVDNDKGEGTDDNVDNDKEDGIDDHVDNDKEVGTDDHVVNDYGWGSNDYVDNDQGKGAVDHVHYDKKESTDDYVDNDKGEGTNDHVDNC, encoded by the exons ATGGATTATG TTGATGATTACGATAATGACAAGGAAGAGGGTACTGATAAACATTGTGATAATGACGTTAATGAGAAGGAGGAACATTATAACTAcgttgatgatggtgataatgataaGGGAGAGGGTATTGATGATCATGTTGATAATGATAAGGGAGGTAATAATTATGATCATGTTGATAATGATAAGGGAGAGGGTATTGATGATCATGTTGATAATGATATGAGAGAGGGCACTGATGATCATGTTGATAATGATAAGGGAGAGGGTACTGATGATAATGTTGATAATGATAAGGAAGATGGTATCGATGATCATGTGGATAATGATAAGGAAGTGGGTACAGATGATCATGTTGTAAATGATTATGGATGGGGCTCTAATGATTATGTTGATAATGATCAGGGAAAGGGCGCGGTTGATCATGTTCATTATGATAAGAAAGAGAGTACTGATGATTATGTGGATAATGATAAGGGAGAGGGTACTAATGATCATGTTGATAATTGTTAG